The DNA sequence AGCCAGGTTGAGAATTTGGCAATGCGCTGGTAGGAGTGCCGATTGCGGTAAACGCGCAGGAAGGTTTCCTGCAGGAGGTCCTCGCAGCGACGAGCATCGCCCAGGAACCCGTAGAGGTAGTGCATCAGCCGCTCGGAGTAGCGCTCTACCAGGATGTTGAACGCCTCAACAGTGCCGGCCTGAAACTGCTCCATGAGATCCTCATCGCTCATCTGCTGGAGGAGCGCCAGGCGGTCCTGCTGCTCGGCTTCCTCCGAACGCGGACGCTGTGCCTTCTTGACAATACGTGTTCTATGCAGCACGGTTATGTCTGATCCGGTTTGGTTTAAAATCCTACAGACTCTCCAATATATACGATCAGGATTTAAAAAGGTGCAAAAATCGTATTAATTTTGAAAAACTTATATTCCAGTTCAGGAACGACTTTCTAAGTTTACGGCACGTGGGTTATCGAAATTGTAACGATGTGAGGGAGGGATTCGTATCTCACAGGGTTTTTGCAAAACCTATGCGTAAAAGCCATGAAAGCATTGCTGATCGTAGTACTGATGGTAGGGCTGCCGGCTTTTTCGAAAAGTTTGCAGCCAGAAGCTCATGAAGCTTCGGACACAGCGCGAGTTGTGCTGGCCATTCATGGGGGTGCCGGGACTATCACGCGGGATCGTATGACGCCTGAGCGAGAGCAACGGTACCGGGCCGTATTACGCGAAGCGCTGGAAGCTGGCTACCAGGTCCTTGAGGAAGGGGGGACCAGTCTGGATGCGGTGGTAGCCGCCATTCGCATTCTGGAGGATTCGCCGCTGTTTAATGCCGGGCGGGGGGCGGTCCTGACCAGCGAGGGCACGGCCGAACTGGATGCCTCCATCATGGAGGGGCATACGCTCCAGGCCGGTGCGGTGGCAGGCGTTAAGACCGTCAAGAATCCGATCTTGCTGGCGCGACGGGTGATGGAAGCATCGCCGCATGTGATGCTGGTTGGACGCGGTGCCGAGACGTTTGCGCAGGAACAGGAGCTGGAACAGGTGCCTAACGAATACTTCATCCTGCCCCACCGTCGTGAGCAACTACGACGCATGCGGGAGCGGGGCATGGGGGCTGTTCCCGAGCTGCAGGAACATACCTATGGCACAGTCGGTGCCGTGGCACTGGATCGTTATGGTAATCTGGCAGCCGGCACCTCGACGGGCGGTATTATGGGAAAACGGTTCGGAAGGGTTGGAGACTCGCCGATTATTGGAGCAGGAACGTACGCAGACAATGCGGCCTGTGCTATTTCGGCTACCGGGCAGGGCGAGTACTTTATCCGTGCTGCCATTGCCCATGAAATTGTAGCGCTGATGAAATATGCCGGCCTGACCGTTGAACAGGCAGCTGCTGCGGTCATCCATGGTACGCTGACGCATATGGGAGGCAGCGGTGGGGTCATTGCGCTGGACCGCAACGGACGGCTGGCTATGGTCTTCAATACGGAGGGCATGTATCGAGGCTACGTCGACGAGCACGGCCATATTACCATCCAGATCTATCGCGACTGAACGGCTATTTGTCCAGTTCATCGGACAGTCCTCCAGTTTTCCGGGGCAAAGGGCACGGTGGTGTGCCCTTTGCCTTTTTTATCGGGTGAAGCCGTTTCAACCAGATCCCTTACCGCCATGCGTATCCGATCGGTTGCAGGACTGGCCATGCTCAGCCTTGTCATGCTTACGAGTGCCTGTGAAGGGCCAGCGGGGCCCCCAGGCCCCCCAGGCAATGCCAACGTGATTTCGTTTTCATTCATCTTGAATCCCGAAGCGCTTCAATACAACGGGCCGGTCGCCTCAGTTGGATACGACATGCCGGAGATTACCCCCAGCGTGGTGGAAGGCGGAGCGGTGCTGCTTTACTTTTACGAGCAGGGTACCTGGACGGCGCTGCCCTACACGTTTGTCTATGAGTCGCCCGATCTGCCGGCGGTGGATTTTACCGTGGTTCTGGGCTATGCATTTGAAGTAGGCTTTCTGGAAGTTTTTTATGAAGCTTCGACCGATGCAATAGACCTGCGGGAACTTGTGCTGGTCCAGACACCCCGCCAGCTTAAAGTGGTAATCATTGACGGGATGGCCGCAGCCAAAGCCCCGGTCAATCTGCAAGATTATGAAGCAGTCAGGGCCTATTTCGGCTTGAAGGACTGAGGTCGTTACCGGATCGTTACACCACAACAGAGGGTGTGCGTAGCATTTGCTCCCACGAATGGTTTTCTTCCCTGCTTGTGGCAAGTGTCACTGGATACGGTTATCCCCATGCGTACAGTTTTTAGCTACAGCATACTGGTCGCTGGACTTTGGTTGGGAGCAGCCTGTCAGCAGCCGGCTTCACCGCCGGTCGAGGTACCCGCAGGGCCCGAAGTTTCGCGGGCTGTTGCTGTGCTCTACCCGACCGATGGCCATCAGGTGACCGGGGTGGTGCATTTTACGCAGACGGCCGAAGGCATCCAGATCGAGGCAACCGTTTCAGGATTGACCCCGGGGCTGCATGGCTTTCATATTCATGAATGGGGTGATTGCAGTGCGCCAGATGCTACTTCGGCGGGCGGCCACTTTAATCCTACCAACCAGCCGCACGGGGCGCCGGATAGCGCAACGCGGCACGTAGGGGATCTGGGGAACCTGGAGGCCGACGAGGACGGCATGGCCCGCTACAGCCGTGTCGATACGGTGGTGGCCCTCAGCGGGCCGCGTTCCATCATTGGTCGGGCCGTTGTCGTGCATGCCGCGGAGGATGACCTGACGTCACAGCCTACGGGCAATGCGGGCGGACGGCTGGCTTGCGGCGTGATTGGTATCGCTGCGCCAGCAACGGAATAGTTCGTTACCTGGCCGAGGAGACCGAGCAATTTCCGAGCTACGCGAGCAGTGGTAGTATGTGTTTGCCTTGAACAGACTCCGGCACAATCTTCGAGCTGAGGGCGCATCAGGACCACTGAAGATCAGCGGAGCCGTCTGCCGTGTGCGTGTCGCACTACAGCTGCTGGTCCGGTGAAGTCTAACATAATACGAGTGCTCGGGTATCATGGTGCATGTACGCGGCATCCCATGACCTCCGTCTTGTATCTTCAGGAACAGGCCTCAAGGCTTCATGGGAGCCGTAGCGTATGGCATCCCCTCGGGCCCTTCGGGCCAGCTTCCCCTGAGAAAAGGGAGGCATTTTTTTGTGGCCTCCTCAGTCGCTTCGCGATAGCTCCTCCGGGCGGTGGGAGTTGTGTTTACGGACTGC is a window from the Rhodothermus sp. genome containing:
- a CDS encoding isoaspartyl peptidase/L-asparaginase; this encodes MKALLIVVLMVGLPAFSKSLQPEAHEASDTARVVLAIHGGAGTITRDRMTPEREQRYRAVLREALEAGYQVLEEGGTSLDAVVAAIRILEDSPLFNAGRGAVLTSEGTAELDASIMEGHTLQAGAVAGVKTVKNPILLARRVMEASPHVMLVGRGAETFAQEQELEQVPNEYFILPHRREQLRRMRERGMGAVPELQEHTYGTVGAVALDRYGNLAAGTSTGGIMGKRFGRVGDSPIIGAGTYADNAACAISATGQGEYFIRAAIAHEIVALMKYAGLTVEQAAAAVIHGTLTHMGGSGGVIALDRNGRLAMVFNTEGMYRGYVDEHGHITIQIYRD
- a CDS encoding superoxide dismutase family protein, with amino-acid sequence MRTVFSYSILVAGLWLGAACQQPASPPVEVPAGPEVSRAVAVLYPTDGHQVTGVVHFTQTAEGIQIEATVSGLTPGLHGFHIHEWGDCSAPDATSAGGHFNPTNQPHGAPDSATRHVGDLGNLEADEDGMARYSRVDTVVALSGPRSIIGRAVVVHAAEDDLTSQPTGNAGGRLACGVIGIAAPATE